One genomic window of Erinaceus europaeus chromosome 7, mEriEur2.1, whole genome shotgun sequence includes the following:
- the LOC103109120 gene encoding olfactory receptor 2AP1-like has translation MMGNQTSVTEFILLGLTTDAQLQAVIFLFLLLTYVLSVTGNLTIIILTLLDYRLQTPMYFFLRNFSVLEISFTSVFVPKMLVNIGTGDKSISFAGCFTQYFFAILLGATEFYLLAAMSYDRYVAICKPLHYATVMSRRLCIQLVLCSWVSGFLIVIVPHIMTLQLPFCASNVINHYCCDYTVLLHLACSDTHFIEMIEFVLAAITLIFTLVLVILSYTYIVRTILKIPSVQQRKKAFSTCSSHMVVVSLSYGSCIFMYVNPSAKDAATFNKSVAVLNTSVAPLLNPFIYTLRNKQVKTAFKDMISKILFFPRK, from the coding sequence ATGATGGGAAACCAAACATCAGTGACAGAGTTCATTCTTCTTGGACTGACGACTGATGCTCAACTTCAagctgtgatttttctttttctgctgctAACTTATGTCTTAAGTGTCACAGGAAACTTGACCATCATCATCCTGACCCTGCTGGACTACCGCCTCCAGACGCCTATGTATTTCTTCCTTCGGAatttttctgttttggaaatatcTTTTACCTCTGTCTTTGTTCCCAAGATGTTAGTCAATATTGGAACTGGAGACAAGTCAATCTCTTTTGCTGGATGTTTCACCCAATATTTTTTTGCCATCCTTCTGGGAGCAACTGAATTTTACCTTTTAGCAGCCATGTCCTATGATCGCTATGTTGCCATTTGCAAACCCCTACATTACGCAACTGTAATGAGCAGGAGACTCTGCATTCAGCTTGTTCTCTGTTCCTGGGTCTCTGGGTTCTTGATTGTAATTGTGCCACATATAATGACTCTTCAGCTACCTTTCTGTGCATCCAACGTCATCAATCACTACTGCTGTGACTATACTGTACTGTTGCATTTAGCCTGTTCAGACACACACTTCATAGAAATGATTGAGTTTGTCCTTGCCGCAATTACCCTCATCTTCACCTTGGTGCTAGTGATTCTTTCCTACACATACATTGTCAGGACAATTCTGAAAATCCCTTCTgttcaacaaaggaaaaaagccTTTTCTACATGCTCCTCTCACATGGTTGTGGTCTCACTTTCATATGGGAGCTGTATCTTTATGTATGTTAACCCTTCTGCTAAGGATGCAGCAACTTTTAATAAGAGTGTGGCTGTTTTAAATACTTCTGTTGCTCCTCTGCTGAACCCTTTCATATATACTCTAAGGAACAAGCAAGTGAAAACGGCCTTCAAAGATATGATTAGtaagatacttttttttccaagaaaGTGA